From Arachis hypogaea cultivar Tifrunner chromosome 3, arahy.Tifrunner.gnm2.J5K5, whole genome shotgun sequence:
tgataaattaaaataaaaatggttttcaaaaaaaaaaaaatacaaacaataGTAACTAATAAACTGTACGAAAAACTcaattaattatctttaatatcaTTAATGatattggaataaataattgGTGGTCTGTCATTAATAACCAAGTATAATTGACATGTTACCAATTAGATCTTATATTTCTATAATAAGACTAAATTATAAAGGATACTTAAAGGCTAAagcattatattttttttttttgaaggaaTTTGATTCGTTTAATTATATGTTATATTATTaaatagattttgaaaaaaatgtaagaATCAATTATATCATGAGCCaactcaaataatttttttatatttttagttttaaaatttaaaaaattagaaggaatataattttttttttataaccaACCTcctattttaaaattagttggttCTAATTGACTATATTCGTACTTGATTTTTTAGTAAAATCGAATAAAAACTGAAATACAGAtaactttatataaaattatgaataacttGAGAATGGTtagatataataatttaattaaatatatcaaattatttaataattttcaaccatcaatttcaaataaaattaaatgagttTTCACATTTATTTTAACTTAGTAGTCAAATCTGAAATGTCACCAAAATTAGAAGGGGACAAGAAAAGAAGACAGCAGCAAAATCCGGAAAGAGCTGAACAACAAAGGAAGAGACTGAGAAAATGAGCAACAGCATCGCTGGAATTGGAAATGGGAAAGTGGTGTGTGTTACCGGCGCTTCTGGTTACATAGCGTCATGGATAGTCAACCTCCTCCTTCAACGTGGCTACACTGTTAGGGCCACCCTTCGTGATCCAAGTCAGCCTTATTAGTTACTAATTCACTCTCACTAATTAATAATCACTCCTTCATCTCAATTTTAACCCAACGTCTCAGGTAATCCAAAGAAGCTTGATCACTTGCTCAAACTCCACGGCGCAAAGGAGAGGTTGCAGATCTTTAAGGCGGACCTTCTAGAAGATGGCTCCTTTGACTCTGCCATTGACGGTTGCGATGGTGTCTTTCATACTGCTTCGCCTGTTACGCTTCGGGCTGTTAGTGACCCGCAGGTTGCTTTTTTCCATAATTCAATTCGTTAATTTCTTGTTCATAATCcccttttttatatataaatatagagaCAAACTCTTTTTAGATAGCCAAATTTTTCTAAAGACAGAaactttattgtttaattttgatgtacggACATGAAGCTTTATATAgtaatctaatcaaattaatgttTGGATAATTTTTAAGCAgggaatttaaaaattagttgcttTTGCTGGCATGACAATATACGattatatatatttgtaatttctgtaaaattgaaagcaaaatatatctatttttatttctatGGAATCTAATGCAACTGATGAGAATTACATGTCCAAGTTGATATATTCTAAGGtgcttattatttatttgtcttACCTACAAAAGAAGAAAGGTTAAATTACACAGACCTCTCTGTTAAGCTTAGATGATATTTGATATGACACTCCTTCATTTGTCAATGccaaattttattaaatacatGGATACTAAGTATATAACTTAAAACCTCAAGAgaggttagtttttttttttttttttttatctttacaaATGAAAAGGTGTTATGCATAATGTCCTTGAGAAGAGTTCTATCTAATTTCCATTGCCCTGTCCTTTTGAAACAGCTCAGTTGCCtattattcacttttcttttgtttctttgcttCAGGCTGAATTAATTGATCCAGCAGTGAAAGGAACCTTGAATGTCCTTCAATCCTGTGCAAAATCACCATCGGTGAAACGAGTAGTATTGACATCTTCTATTTCTGCGGTTGTATTTACAGATAGGCCTTTAACTCCCGATGTAGTGGTCGATGAGACATGGTTTTCAGATGCTGATAACTGTACGAAACTAGAGGTTTTGTTCTATGCTTACTAGAACTCATTCAGAAATGAACTACAATTAGAACTTTTTGCCTTGTATAATATGTTAGCAATTTATCTGATTTTCTTGCCATTTCCTATTTGAATTGTCAGAGATGGTATTCACTTTCAAAGACTTTAGCAGAGGATGCAGCCTGGAAATTTGCAAACAAGAACGGCATTGACATGGTTTCTATTTTACCATCAATGGTAGCAGGACCTCTGTTACAACCAGAAGTTAATGAAAGCGTTGAGCCAATCCTAAGCATAATAAATGGTAACTTATATTCAATAATGAATTTATGATGTATCAAAGTTAAAATTCAAAGAACATTGTAGTCAATTGATCTAATAATATCTTTGGATAATGAATCAAAATATCAGTttgattttgatcattatttTGCCTTGATCCAAGAATAGAACCACTGTTTAACTTGGTTGATGCTGATGCAGGTGCACCATTTCCAAATAGAGTTTTTGGATGGGTGAACGTGAAAGATGTCGCGATCGCCCATATTCAGGCATATGAGATTCCTACAGCTAGGGGAAGATATCTTATTGTTGAGAGAGTGGTGCACTACTCTGAACTTGCTAGGATTTTGCGTGATCTTTACCCAACATTGCAGATTAAGGATAAGtaagtttaattatttactaaactttcttttgaaattttaatgtCTAGTTTGAAAACTTGATTCAACCTGAAAACAAGAGGATTGAAATTGATTTGCTTAGTCTAATGTATGCgccaaaactgaaataaagagGAAAAGTGCTGAAGATGCATGTACCCATGAATAAATGCAAGAGTGacatttttctttctaaaatcattttttaaaaatgcatacttttaattttcaatctttttggtatAAGGCTTAATAATAGTAAAGGATAATAGTATTCAGTTATCCAATATAAGCACCGTAAATATATATCAGTCTCATCAATAGCATCCTTTGTGTTCACTaatttttccctcatcaatgTGTTTCAATAGatcatttttttctctctcaattTGGCTTAAATGAATTTACTTCTTGCATGACTGCGTGGTTGAATAAAGTTAGTAGAATCCACTTTTATATTGCAAGAATATTGTGTATTCTAAATCTATGAACTGTTCTTTCATTCCTGGTTTGTTTTCTATCCATTCAATTCAGTCAAATCTTTATACATAATCCTGTCTATTTTCATAAGTAGTTTAAATAGTTTAAGCCTGtttttgttcttttgatttttctgatAACATTTTATAACTTTGAACAATGTTATCAGGTGCGAAGACGATAAGCCATTTGTGCCAACATATCAGGTTTCCAAAGAAAAGGCAGAGAGTTTGGGAATCGAATTCACACCTTTGGAAGTAACCCTCAAAGAGACTGTTGAAAGCTTTAGAGAAAAGAACATTGTCAACTTTTAAATTTCTCAGCCATGATATTTCATGAGGTAATAAATGTCAATATGGTTAATCCATGTTCAATTGGTAAATATAATTTTACAAACTCCGTGATTATATTC
This genomic window contains:
- the LOC112789274 gene encoding phenylacetaldehyde reductase, with protein sequence MSNSIAGIGNGKVVCVTGASGYIASWIVNLLLQRGYTVRATLRDPSNPKKLDHLLKLHGAKERLQIFKADLLEDGSFDSAIDGCDGVFHTASPVTLRAVSDPQAELIDPAVKGTLNVLQSCAKSPSVKRVVLTSSISAVVFTDRPLTPDVVVDETWFSDADNCTKLERWYSLSKTLAEDAAWKFANKNGIDMVSILPSMVAGPLLQPEVNESVEPILSIINGAPFPNRVFGWVNVKDVAIAHIQAYEIPTARGRYLIVERVVHYSELARILRDLYPTLQIKDKCEDDKPFVPTYQVSKEKAESLGIEFTPLEVTLKETVESFREKNIVNF